A window of the Lactuca sativa cultivar Salinas chromosome 7, Lsat_Salinas_v11, whole genome shotgun sequence genome harbors these coding sequences:
- the LOC128127145 gene encoding AP-2 complex subunit alpha-2-like, with the protein MQVSAYLLGEYSHLLARQPGCSPKDIFVIIHEKLPTVSTPTISILLSTYAKILMHSQPPDPELQNQIWAIFSKYETCIDTEIQQRAVQLFIFNSTLAKILNF; encoded by the exons ATGCAGGTTAGCGCTTATCTGCTTGGAGAATACAGCCATCTTTTGGCCAGACAACCTGGGTGTAGCCCAAAGGACATTTTTGTCATTATACATGAGAAGCTTCCTACTGTATC GACTCCAACAATATCCATTCTTCTCTCAACATACGCAAAGATTTTGATGCACTCTCAACCACCAGATCCCGAATTACAAAACCAGATCTGGGCAATATTCAGCAA ATATGAAACATGCATTGATACTGAGATACAACAAAGAGCTGTACAGCTATTCATTTTCAATAGCacacttgcaaaaattttaaacttttaa